In one window of Aquimarina spinulae DNA:
- a CDS encoding TonB-dependent receptor, which translates to MKKNLSGVFLSRKHLIRIMKIYSLLICITISKLFSFNTYSQNISISLEEVTLQMAIEEIEQKSEFRFFYNNNLVDISRKVSLVATNERVKKVLYGLFDDTNINFKIYKNQIVLFPRNVKTSGLALRNLLDYIEEKSIEQTNKNTIGTKTKTQQNFVSGTIQSEEGYPLPGVNVVIKGTNKGTLTDFDGNYKLEANQGDVLVFSYVGFETQEIVVTKNVIDVVLKEDISNLEEVVVTGYAVQRKSRLTGSAINVKLEAINATPRAAIQESIQGNVPGVLVTSDSGQPGSTPNVRIRGVGSFTASFPLYVIDGIQTRDASIITSLNPGDIKTISVLKDAAATSIYGTRGANGVIVIQTKSGEQGKMIISYSAQAGLSSPTVADRFKPLKTSELQELLVEGVQNAGIRDNDNDALAYITDRGFNPDVNTDWFDLLTKDGFYQQHDLSLRGGNENTKYYISGGYFNQEGVIVGSQFERMNSRIKLDQRINDRINFSANISYNKNIFDIRPDGGAFANPVRSIYRIRPDISPYNEDGTYNFGFNSTHNPVAQAETETRRNIIHRILAGADLSYKILDGLSFESSINMNQGFRDDYIRLPAGFGDGRPTGRGNQDSDFLFTWLFRNMLRYNMSWRNHNMSAFGGYELQKTRNKFTDIQVENIPDGFVDLNAGSLPTEASTNRRQSGLNSIFLNAEYSYNEKYLISGSLRRDGSSTFKDDNQYGVFWSVGIGWNIANEEFMNSLSFINDFKLRASYGENGNDPIAGNENSNSVNDNPYAVFDLFSINDYDGSPGLFFSDLGNPNLKWEVNKPLNIGLDYSLFNNRIQGSFDWYKRETTDLIRARPISSTNGDVDIVQNIGAMENTGIEFEITTRNIVSGNDGFSWTTSFNYTTNKNKITKLSGDGEPIIDGTRITAVGEDFETFYLPRYAGVDPENGEALWFINDESDTTTNSYGDAEQVIIGNATPDFYAGLRNTFSYKGISLDFQLYSAWGGLVYDTWNRFTLSDGSRRLSSTGNVTRGTYERRWQKPGDITDVPAFVYGNRQTGQSSKPSSRFIYDGSFIRLRDVTLAYTLPSKSIETIGLSSARIYIKGNNLYTYVKDDRLERDPEAGSNGRLNQEIPISRALFLGVDLTF; encoded by the coding sequence ATGAAAAAAAACCTTTCCGGAGTTTTCTTATCCAGAAAACATCTTATAAGAATTATGAAAATTTATTCTTTACTTATATGTATTACCATTTCAAAACTATTTTCGTTTAATACATATTCTCAAAATATATCAATCTCCCTTGAGGAGGTTACATTGCAAATGGCCATTGAAGAGATTGAACAAAAAAGCGAATTTCGTTTCTTTTATAATAACAATTTGGTCGATATTTCAAGAAAAGTATCCCTTGTAGCAACCAATGAACGAGTGAAAAAAGTGTTGTACGGGCTATTTGATGATACTAATATAAATTTCAAGATTTATAAAAATCAAATTGTTTTATTTCCAAGAAATGTAAAAACATCAGGACTAGCTCTTAGAAATCTATTAGATTATATAGAAGAAAAGTCAATAGAGCAAACCAATAAAAATACGATTGGTACAAAAACCAAAACACAGCAAAATTTTGTAAGCGGTACAATACAAAGTGAAGAAGGCTACCCTTTACCAGGAGTTAATGTAGTTATTAAAGGAACAAACAAAGGAACATTAACAGATTTTGATGGTAATTATAAATTAGAAGCTAATCAAGGTGATGTTCTGGTGTTTTCTTATGTAGGCTTTGAAACACAGGAAATTGTAGTAACTAAGAATGTTATAGATGTAGTCCTAAAAGAAGATATTAGTAATCTCGAGGAAGTAGTTGTAACGGGGTATGCGGTTCAGCGAAAATCCAGGCTTACAGGTTCAGCAATAAATGTAAAATTAGAAGCAATTAATGCTACGCCAAGAGCAGCTATCCAAGAAAGTATTCAAGGTAACGTTCCTGGAGTATTGGTAACTTCTGATAGTGGTCAACCTGGATCTACACCAAATGTAAGAATAAGAGGTGTTGGATCTTTCACAGCCTCATTTCCACTATACGTTATTGATGGCATACAGACAAGAGATGCTTCTATAATTACTTCTCTTAATCCAGGAGATATTAAAACAATTTCTGTTTTAAAAGATGCTGCGGCTACGTCTATTTATGGAACAAGAGGAGCTAATGGTGTTATTGTTATACAGACAAAATCAGGAGAACAGGGCAAAATGATTATTTCATATAGTGCGCAAGCAGGATTATCTTCTCCAACAGTTGCGGATCGCTTTAAACCTCTTAAAACTTCAGAATTACAAGAGTTATTGGTAGAAGGGGTACAAAATGCAGGAATCAGAGATAATGATAATGATGCTTTGGCTTATATAACAGATAGAGGATTTAATCCAGATGTGAATACTGATTGGTTTGATTTGTTAACTAAAGATGGTTTTTACCAACAACACGATCTATCTCTAAGAGGAGGAAATGAAAATACAAAGTATTATATTTCAGGAGGATACTTTAATCAAGAAGGAGTTATAGTTGGGTCTCAATTTGAAAGAATGAATTCAAGGATCAAATTAGACCAAAGAATAAACGATAGAATTAATTTTAGTGCCAATATATCGTATAACAAAAATATTTTTGATATAAGACCAGATGGAGGTGCTTTTGCAAACCCTGTAAGATCCATATATCGAATACGACCAGACATTTCTCCATATAATGAAGATGGGACTTATAATTTTGGTTTTAATAGTACCCATAATCCAGTGGCCCAAGCTGAAACCGAGACAAGAAGAAATATTATACATAGAATTCTGGCCGGGGCAGATCTATCTTATAAAATATTGGATGGACTTTCATTTGAATCATCAATTAATATGAATCAAGGATTTAGAGATGATTATATACGACTACCTGCTGGTTTTGGAGATGGCAGACCAACAGGAAGAGGAAATCAGGACTCCGATTTTTTATTCACTTGGCTATTTAGAAATATGTTGAGATATAATATGAGTTGGAGAAATCATAATATGTCAGCTTTTGGAGGGTATGAATTACAAAAAACCAGAAATAAATTTACAGATATACAGGTAGAAAACATACCCGATGGTTTTGTAGACTTAAATGCAGGTAGTTTGCCTACAGAAGCTTCTACAAACAGAAGACAAAGTGGATTAAATTCTATATTTCTTAACGCAGAATATTCTTATAATGAGAAGTATTTGATTAGTGGGTCGCTTAGACGTGATGGTAGTTCTACATTTAAGGATGATAACCAGTATGGTGTTTTCTGGTCTGTTGGTATTGGTTGGAATATTGCCAACGAAGAGTTTATGAATTCATTAAGTTTTATAAATGACTTCAAATTAAGAGCGAGTTATGGAGAGAATGGAAACGATCCTATTGCTGGTAATGAAAATTCTAATAGTGTAAATGATAATCCTTATGCAGTATTTGATCTTTTTTCTATTAATGATTATGATGGTAGTCCAGGATTGTTCTTCTCTGATTTAGGTAATCCTAATTTAAAATGGGAGGTTAACAAACCTTTAAATATTGGACTTGATTATTCTTTATTTAATAATAGAATACAAGGGAGTTTTGATTGGTATAAAAGAGAAACTACAGACCTTATTAGAGCAAGACCTATTTCATCTACAAATGGAGACGTAGATATTGTACAAAATATTGGTGCAATGGAAAATACAGGAATAGAGTTTGAAATTACAACACGTAATATTGTGAGCGGCAATGATGGCTTTAGTTGGACGACCAGTTTTAATTATACAACCAATAAAAACAAAATCACAAAATTATCTGGTGATGGAGAGCCTATTATAGATGGTACTCGTATTACAGCAGTAGGAGAAGATTTTGAAACATTTTATTTGCCTCGATATGCAGGTGTAGATCCCGAAAATGGGGAAGCTTTATGGTTTATTAATGATGAATCAGATACTACAACCAATAGCTATGGTGATGCAGAGCAAGTAATTATTGGGAATGCTACTCCGGATTTTTATGCAGGGCTAAGAAATACATTTTCATATAAAGGAATTTCGTTGGATTTTCAGTTGTATAGTGCTTGGGGAGGATTAGTGTATGATACCTGGAACAGATTTACACTTAGTGATGGTTCTCGTAGACTCTCTAGTACAGGTAATGTAACTAGAGGTACATATGAAAGAAGATGGCAGAAACCAGGTGATATTACAGATGTACCGGCTTTTGTATATGGTAACAGACAAACCGGACAATCGTCTAAGCCATCCAGCAGATTTATATATGATGGGTCATTTATACGATTACGGGATGTGACTCTGGCATACACATTACCCTCTAAGAGTATTGAAACAATTGGACTTTCTTCTGCTAGAATCTATATCAAAGGAAATAATTTATACACCTATGTAAAAGATGATCGGTTAGAAAGAGACCCTGAGGCAGGATCCAATGGTAGGTTAAACCAGGAGATCCCGATTTCGAGAGCACTGTTTTTAGGTGTAGATTTAACATTTTAA
- a CDS encoding RagB/SusD family nutrient uptake outer membrane protein gives MKNKTIYILAALVLMLSACEDTLEQEFSDNVEVADAIVDLNSLNLAANGSYSLFADTDVYNRTLMLLPEILSDNAFIDAFDNTGRYLDFDLYTVNSNNRFITPAWEDLTRIIASTSIIIRKAESLSFPESEQEDAEQYIGEMYALRALAFHNLQLLFAQPYNFTSDASHFGVPIPDFETLGDGGTIQEPGRSTTAQVYAQIERDLVKAIDLMKEQSSPSRIDVYAAKALLARVYLHMEEWGKARDMATDVIDNSGNKLLENQEYIASWALDDNSETLFTLVNNETDNSGTNSIGYFYLTYKDAFATDDFVNILSNTDVRKELYPVDDGVNLVTKFPKVAAQDDNIQILRLSEMYLIKAEAHAQLNENIDAQQTLDTIIQRADPLAIASTETGQALIDKIVLERRKELAFEGFRLYDLSRYRITFSKFLQDGNPIVISAPENRTIMPIPIDEINVNPNIANQQNPGY, from the coding sequence ATGAAAAATAAAACAATATATATCCTTGCAGCATTAGTTTTGATGTTAAGTGCTTGTGAGGACACATTAGAACAAGAATTTTCTGACAATGTAGAAGTTGCAGATGCCATTGTAGACCTTAATTCTTTAAATCTAGCAGCAAATGGTTCTTATAGCTTATTTGCAGATACAGATGTATATAATCGTACATTGATGTTGCTTCCAGAAATTTTATCTGATAATGCTTTTATAGATGCATTTGATAATACAGGTAGATATCTTGATTTTGATTTATATACAGTAAATTCTAATAATAGATTTATAACTCCAGCCTGGGAGGATCTTACACGTATTATTGCTTCTACTTCAATAATTATAAGAAAAGCAGAATCATTATCTTTTCCAGAATCAGAACAAGAGGATGCCGAACAATATATAGGCGAAATGTATGCATTAAGAGCATTGGCATTTCATAATCTTCAATTGTTATTTGCGCAACCTTACAATTTCACATCAGATGCTTCTCATTTTGGAGTACCTATCCCTGATTTTGAAACTTTGGGAGATGGTGGTACTATTCAAGAACCAGGAAGGAGTACAACGGCTCAAGTTTATGCTCAAATTGAAAGAGATTTAGTAAAGGCTATTGATCTTATGAAAGAACAGTCATCTCCTTCTAGAATAGATGTTTATGCAGCAAAAGCATTACTCGCCCGAGTGTATTTACATATGGAAGAATGGGGAAAAGCAAGAGATATGGCTACCGATGTAATTGATAATAGTGGAAATAAACTATTAGAGAATCAAGAATACATTGCAAGTTGGGCTTTAGATGATAATAGTGAGACTTTATTTACATTGGTAAATAATGAAACTGATAATTCTGGAACAAATTCCATAGGTTATTTTTATCTTACTTATAAAGATGCTTTCGCCACAGACGATTTTGTGAATATTTTGAGTAATACAGATGTTAGAAAAGAATTGTACCCGGTTGATGATGGTGTGAATTTGGTTACGAAATTTCCCAAAGTAGCGGCTCAAGATGATAACATACAAATATTAAGGTTATCAGAAATGTATTTAATCAAAGCAGAGGCTCATGCTCAATTAAATGAAAATATAGACGCTCAACAAACTTTGGACACTATTATACAGAGAGCCGATCCATTAGCAATTGCATCTACAGAAACTGGACAGGCATTAATAGATAAAATTGTTTTAGAAAGACGTAAAGAATTAGCTTTTGAAGGGTTTAGACTTTATGATCTTAGTAGATATAGAATAACATTTAGTAAATTTCTTCAAGATGGTAACCCTATTGTAATTTCTGCTCCAGAGAACAGAACAATTATGCCTATACCTATCGATGAGATTAATGTAAACCCGAATATAGCTAATCAACAAAACCCGGGGTATTAA
- a CDS encoding NUDIX domain-containing protein, translating to MNYKILNENLIYDGFLKIKKAVVTHDRFQKNTPVTYSREMVDRGDSVAILLYEKDTNHLILINQFRYPTTKKGNGWLIEIPAGGLEENEDPVACAIRETEEETGYQVNDLKHITTFYATPGGSSERMYLYYAEVSEKDKIHKGGGLKEEEEDIELCKYHISEIDDLLISGKINDAKTIIALQWFKITRL from the coding sequence ATGAACTATAAAATTCTTAATGAAAATTTGATTTATGATGGCTTTTTAAAAATTAAAAAAGCCGTTGTTACTCATGATCGTTTTCAAAAAAATACTCCAGTGACATATTCCCGAGAAATGGTAGATCGAGGAGATTCTGTTGCAATTTTATTATATGAGAAAGATACTAATCATCTAATCTTAATCAATCAATTTCGTTATCCTACTACAAAAAAAGGTAATGGTTGGCTTATTGAAATTCCGGCAGGTGGATTAGAAGAAAATGAAGATCCTGTTGCATGCGCTATTCGTGAAACCGAAGAAGAAACGGGATATCAAGTAAATGATTTAAAACATATCACTACATTTTATGCTACACCAGGCGGTTCTTCTGAAAGAATGTATCTGTATTATGCCGAAGTTTCTGAGAAAGATAAAATACATAAAGGTGGGGGACTAAAGGAGGAGGAGGAAGATATAGAGCTATGTAAGTACCATATCTCGGAAATAGATGATTTATTAATATCCGGAAAGATAAACGATGCAAAAACCATTATAGCACTACAATGGTTTAAAATAACCCGGCTTTAA